Proteins from a genomic interval of Kozakia baliensis:
- the tetH gene encoding thiosulfate dehydrogenase, which produces MNDMTSNLRADRRHALLGLMAATAGATIATTSTALAARSSSSHADGTGNLAVLTSQLARSPRRRDFRTVPMVLDDPHMWDAQALDLVIAYRGERKQVWDNTAIDSPWLNLMRNSVNAQVFSFRHPDFLAVSATHGSAHLALYDQTIWDKYQLAKLAGPAFASNTLIKTPDGALDASAHEDTKGLFGAAGNTIPILQKRGVVFMACHNAIWEQTGKLIEKGINPDRLSHEQMAAELTNHLIDGVVLTPGIVATIPELQHAGFGYVK; this is translated from the coding sequence ATGAACGACATGACTTCAAACCTTCGCGCCGACCGTCGCCATGCCCTGCTGGGCCTGATGGCGGCCACCGCCGGCGCCACGATCGCCACCACTTCCACTGCCTTGGCAGCACGATCTTCCTCGTCCCATGCGGACGGAACCGGCAATCTTGCCGTGCTGACCTCGCAGCTGGCCAGATCCCCGCGCCGCCGCGATTTCAGGACCGTGCCGATGGTGCTCGACGACCCGCACATGTGGGACGCCCAGGCACTTGATCTGGTGATCGCCTATCGCGGCGAACGGAAGCAGGTCTGGGACAACACAGCAATCGATAGCCCCTGGCTCAACCTGATGCGCAATTCCGTTAACGCACAGGTGTTTTCGTTCAGACACCCGGACTTTCTCGCGGTGTCGGCCACGCATGGCTCCGCTCACCTTGCCCTCTATGACCAGACAATCTGGGACAAGTATCAGCTGGCGAAGCTCGCCGGGCCGGCCTTTGCGTCAAATACGCTTATCAAAACGCCAGACGGTGCTCTCGATGCTTCGGCTCACGAGGATACGAAAGGCCTTTTCGGAGCGGCAGGCAACACGATCCCGATTTTGCAAAAGCGCGGCGTCGTCTTCATGGCCTGCCACAACGCGATCTGGGAGCAGACGGGCAAGCTGATCGAGAAAGGTATCAATCCCGATCGTCTGTCACACGAGCAGATGGCCGCCGAACTGACCAATCACCTGATCGACGGCGTCGTCCTGACCCCCGGCATCGTGGCAACGATCCCTGAACTGCAACATGCCGGTTTCGGCTACGTGAAGTGA
- a CDS encoding LysR substrate-binding domain-containing protein: protein MTLEQLRIFAAVAEREHITRAAEFLNLTQSAVSHAVTQLEGEFQLAFFSRIGRRIELTPAGRLFLEEARTVLNRANIARERMFDLAGLRDGSLRLHASHTIASYWLPARLNAFRAAYPGIRLHVTIANTRDIAAGVQSGEASIGLVEGDLPTPDLHSDVVAQDQLLLVVAPDHPWASTPPATRDLARSPWVLREAGSGTRIEFEHALHALGVDPADLDVMLEVASNEAMASAVETGTAAAVLSASVVAGRIEAGLLCAVPMNLPDRQFRALRHPQRRLSPAETAFLALLGAPVTVNKP, encoded by the coding sequence ATGACGCTGGAACAACTTCGGATTTTCGCAGCTGTCGCCGAGCGCGAGCACATCACCCGGGCCGCCGAATTCCTCAATCTAACGCAATCCGCCGTCAGTCATGCCGTGACCCAACTGGAGGGCGAATTCCAGCTTGCTTTCTTCAGCCGGATCGGTCGCCGCATCGAACTGACACCGGCCGGTCGGTTGTTCCTTGAGGAAGCGCGCACCGTGCTGAACCGCGCAAACATCGCGCGCGAGCGGATGTTCGACCTCGCGGGCCTGCGCGACGGCAGCCTGCGCCTGCATGCCAGCCACACCATAGCAAGCTACTGGCTGCCCGCGCGTCTGAATGCGTTCCGCGCCGCGTATCCCGGCATTCGCCTACACGTCACGATCGCCAATACACGCGATATTGCGGCAGGGGTGCAATCGGGCGAGGCGTCGATTGGCCTGGTGGAAGGCGATCTGCCGACGCCGGACTTGCACAGCGATGTCGTCGCTCAGGATCAGCTGCTGCTGGTCGTGGCCCCCGATCACCCATGGGCGTCGACCCCGCCCGCGACCCGCGATCTCGCGCGCAGCCCGTGGGTTCTGCGCGAGGCCGGGTCGGGCACGCGCATCGAGTTCGAACACGCACTCCACGCCCTCGGCGTCGATCCGGCCGATCTCGACGTGATGCTGGAGGTCGCGTCCAACGAGGCGATGGCCAGCGCCGTGGAGACGGGGACCGCTGCTGCTGTGCTCTCGGCAAGCGTGGTGGCGGGCCGGATCGAGGCCGGGCTGCTATGCGCCGTGCCCATGAACCTGCCGGACCGGCAGTTCCGCGCGCTGCGCCACCCGCAACGCCGCCTGTCGCCGGCGGAAACTGCCTTTCTCGCCCTGCTGGGCGCCCCTGTCACAGTGAACAAGCCATGA
- a CDS encoding TDT family transporter codes for MTKPLQNLAHPREMIRQFTPIWFAATMGTGILALALPQIPVAGSYLHGVGTALWLFNIALFALFAGLYAARWMMFGHEARRIFGHGTVSMFFGTIPMGLATIINGGIAFGISLFGEGIVGIAHALWWLDVAMSITCGVLIPYLMFTRHEHRLEGMTAIWLLPVVAAEVAGASGGQIAPHLADAGTQFTVLLTSYVLWAYSVPVAFGILTILTLRMALHKLPHESMAASCWLALGPIGTGALGMLVLGGDAPAIMALHGLREIGIAAHGMGVLAGLLLWGFGLWWWLMACLITARYWRSGIPFNLGWWGYIFPLGVYTVATFRLGAMLDCGFFGVAGTVFCVMLAIMWLVVAAKTLASGWAGNLFVSPCIATPE; via the coding sequence ATGACGAAGCCGCTGCAGAACCTCGCCCATCCGCGCGAGATGATCCGCCAGTTCACGCCCATCTGGTTCGCTGCCACCATGGGGACGGGTATCCTGGCCCTCGCGCTACCGCAGATCCCCGTCGCCGGTTCGTATCTCCACGGCGTCGGCACAGCGTTGTGGCTTTTCAACATCGCCCTGTTTGCCCTGTTCGCCGGGCTTTATGCCGCGCGGTGGATGATGTTCGGCCACGAGGCGCGGCGGATCTTCGGGCATGGCACGGTATCGATGTTCTTCGGCACCATACCAATGGGACTGGCGACAATCATCAACGGCGGCATCGCGTTCGGCATTTCGTTGTTCGGTGAGGGCATCGTGGGCATCGCCCATGCGCTGTGGTGGCTGGACGTGGCGATGTCGATCACCTGCGGGGTGCTGATCCCATATCTGATGTTCACACGGCACGAGCATCGTCTGGAAGGCATGACGGCGATCTGGCTGCTACCGGTCGTGGCGGCCGAAGTGGCGGGGGCATCCGGGGGACAGATCGCGCCGCATCTGGCAGATGCGGGCACGCAGTTCACCGTGCTGCTCACGTCCTATGTCCTCTGGGCGTATTCGGTGCCGGTCGCGTTCGGCATCCTGACGATCCTGACGCTACGCATGGCGCTGCACAAACTGCCGCATGAGAGCATGGCGGCGTCATGCTGGCTGGCGTTGGGACCGATCGGCACGGGCGCGCTCGGAATGCTGGTGTTGGGTGGGGACGCACCTGCAATCATGGCGCTGCATGGCCTGCGGGAGATCGGCATCGCGGCCCACGGCATGGGGGTCTTGGCGGGGCTGCTGTTGTGGGGCTTCGGGCTGTGGTGGTGGTTGATGGCGTGCCTGATCACGGCGCGCTACTGGCGCTCGGGCATCCCGTTCAATCTCGGCTGGTGGGGCTATATCTTCCCGTTGGGCGTTTACACGGTCGCAACGTTCCGGCTCGGTGCGATGCTCGATTGCGGGTTTTTCGGCGTCGCGGGCACGGTGTTCTGCGTGATGCTCGCCATCATGTGGCTGGTCGTCGCGGCCAAGACGCTCGCCAGCGGGTGGGCGGGAAATCTGTTCGTCTCTCCCTGCATCGCAACCCCGGAGTAG
- a CDS encoding FAD/NAD(P)-binding protein encodes MTEPDQHDIVIIGGGASGTLTAWNLATRYGMTATLVDPSDRPGFGLAYSTPSLKNLLNVPAKGMSADPADPDHFLRWLAENVPGTIDDGEFVPRALYGLYLRNLHSIAAPEHVRQRAVGCHRIDGGFAVTLADGEVLYARQVVLASGHFDPARLPGIPRELDDTGRYHHNAWDERALANVAPDDAVTLIGTGLTTIDVLLRLRENGHRGQVTALSRRGLFPERHAAYTKLPAPVFTPGNTASTALAYLRAFHAALKRGTDWRAAVDSMRPVINTLWLALPDVEKSRFQRHLLRRWEILRHRMAPHIADILDQERQAGTLRVLDGRVTAISTGEDGLIVRAGDDMTITAAHVINCTGPSLKYQRADAPLLHDLFNRGEIVPGFKGAGLSCTPDGALINAEGDVADDLFTIGPARLGVLLESIAIPEIRVQAREVADRLAQAV; translated from the coding sequence ATGACCGAGCCCGATCAACACGACATCGTCATCATCGGTGGGGGCGCAAGCGGCACGCTGACGGCGTGGAACCTCGCCACCCGCTACGGTATGACTGCGACGCTGGTCGATCCGTCCGACCGTCCCGGCTTCGGGCTCGCTTACTCGACACCGTCATTGAAAAATCTCCTGAATGTCCCGGCCAAGGGCATGAGCGCCGACCCGGCCGACCCCGACCACTTCTTGCGCTGGCTGGCCGAGAACGTGCCCGGCACGATCGATGACGGGGAGTTCGTGCCGCGCGCGCTCTATGGCCTTTATCTTCGCAACCTGCATTCTATCGCAGCTCCTGAGCACGTCCGGCAGCGCGCCGTCGGTTGTCACCGGATCGACGGCGGCTTTGCCGTGACACTCGCTGACGGGGAGGTGCTATATGCCAGACAGGTCGTGCTGGCTTCCGGGCATTTCGATCCGGCGCGCCTGCCCGGTATCCCGCGCGAACTGGACGACACCGGCCGCTATCACCACAACGCCTGGGATGAACGGGCATTGGCCAACGTTGCGCCCGATGACGCGGTGACGCTGATCGGCACCGGCCTGACCACGATCGACGTACTGCTGCGTCTGCGGGAGAACGGCCACCGCGGACAGGTGACGGCCCTGTCGCGTCGCGGCCTGTTTCCCGAACGGCATGCGGCATACACGAAGCTGCCAGCACCTGTCTTTACACCCGGAAATACAGCATCAACCGCACTCGCCTACCTGCGCGCTTTCCATGCGGCACTGAAACGCGGCACCGACTGGCGGGCGGCGGTGGACAGCATGCGTCCGGTCATCAACACGCTGTGGCTGGCGCTGCCGGATGTCGAAAAATCCCGTTTCCAGCGGCATTTGCTACGGCGCTGGGAAATCCTGCGGCATCGTATGGCTCCGCATATTGCAGATATCCTTGACCAGGAGCGTCAGGCCGGAACCTTGCGCGTGCTTGACGGGCGCGTGACCGCAATCAGCACCGGCGAAGATGGCCTGATCGTTAGGGCCGGCGACGACATGACGATCACCGCCGCCCACGTCATCAACTGTACCGGCCCCAGCCTGAAATACCAACGCGCAGACGCGCCCTTGCTGCACGATTTGTTCAATCGGGGTGAGATAGTTCCTGGTTTCAAGGGCGCGGGCCTGTCCTGCACGCCGGACGGTGCGCTCATCAACGCGGAGGGCGACGTGGCGGACGATCTGTTTACAATCGGCCCGGCGCGGCTCGGCGTGCTGCTGGAGTCCATTGCCATTCCGGAAATCCGCGTGCAGGCCCGTGAGGTCGCCGACCGGCTGGCGCAGGCCGTATGA
- the crcB gene encoding fluoride efflux transporter CrcB, giving the protein MSFTTCLIVMVGGALGTLARYLVSVAAMPISRFIPWGTILPINALGSFVIGFFGTLTLADGRYPVSENMRLFVMIGLCGGYTTFSSFSLQTLDLIRNDAWGRASVNVAASVILCIGAVALGHITADGFNTGAIRIAQTATEEDA; this is encoded by the coding sequence ATGTCGTTTACAACCTGTCTTATCGTCATGGTCGGAGGCGCTCTCGGCACGTTGGCGCGTTACCTGGTTTCCGTCGCGGCCATGCCGATCAGCCGCTTCATCCCATGGGGCACGATCCTCCCCATCAACGCGCTCGGCTCGTTCGTGATCGGTTTCTTCGGCACGTTGACCCTTGCGGACGGGCGCTATCCGGTGTCGGAAAACATGCGTCTTTTCGTGATGATCGGGCTCTGCGGCGGCTATACGACGTTCTCATCCTTCAGCCTGCAGACGCTCGACCTGATCCGTAACGATGCCTGGGGGCGGGCGTCCGTGAACGTGGCTGCGTCGGTCATTCTCTGCATCGGTGCCGTGGCGCTGGGCCATATCACGGCCGACGGGTTCAACACGGGCGCCATCCGCATCGCCCAGACCGCAACCGAAGAAGACGCCTAA
- a CDS encoding EamA family transporter, with the protein MIMNDSGVPPWLVWALLSAAFAAMTAILAKLGVQGVDSDIATFVRTIVIVVVLGTLLALTGKLRALDPIGGRTVLFLVLSGLATGASWLCYFRALKLGDAARVAPVDKLSVVFVAIFGVLVLGEHMSAKGWGGVVLIALGAVLVAVG; encoded by the coding sequence ATGATCATGAATGACTCAGGTGTGCCCCCTTGGTTGGTATGGGCTCTGTTATCAGCCGCCTTTGCGGCGATGACGGCAATCCTCGCCAAGCTCGGCGTTCAGGGGGTTGATTCTGATATCGCAACTTTCGTGCGCACGATCGTCATCGTCGTCGTGCTGGGAACGTTGCTTGCCCTCACCGGCAAGCTGCGCGCGCTAGACCCCATCGGTGGGCGGACGGTCCTCTTCCTCGTGCTGTCGGGTCTCGCCACGGGAGCATCATGGCTATGCTATTTTCGCGCGTTGAAGCTGGGCGATGCGGCGCGCGTGGCGCCTGTCGACAAGCTGAGTGTCGTTTTCGTGGCGATTTTCGGCGTCCTGGTCTTGGGCGAACATATGTCCGCCAAAGGCTGGGGCGGGGTTGTCCTAATCGCCCTCGGTGCTGTTCTCGTTGCCGTGGGCTAG
- a CDS encoding YidH family protein — protein MIPRYTDHAANERTFLAWLRTALAIVAFGGVLAKFDLFLRLAADQHDAAAPRPYGVTAELGVVFVALGVVLFAAAYRRFQATRTAIAADTTHYSVGSGMERALTIALGALGCAVLVALTRAVVS, from the coding sequence ATGATCCCGCGCTATACCGATCACGCAGCCAATGAGCGAACCTTTCTCGCCTGGCTCCGCACGGCGCTTGCCATTGTGGCCTTCGGCGGCGTACTGGCGAAATTTGACCTGTTCCTGCGTCTGGCGGCAGACCAGCACGATGCCGCCGCACCGCGCCCTTATGGGGTCACCGCCGAACTGGGCGTCGTGTTCGTCGCGCTCGGCGTTGTTCTGTTCGCCGCAGCGTATCGGCGGTTCCAAGCCACGCGTACGGCAATCGCGGCGGATACGACGCATTACTCGGTCGGTTCTGGGATGGAGCGCGCGCTAACGATTGCGCTTGGTGCCCTTGGCTGTGCCGTGCTGGTGGCCCTGACCCGGGCGGTAGTGTCATGA
- a CDS encoding thioredoxin domain-containing protein, translating into MEIFGKSKVLPLASVLTGLALLGGCGTAITSSNNPSHERARLWWDYKSLPVKFIGTVPGQTDATLAALYPTQDGVASADSRRIVMYLNAVRLPAKDELCSAETEFAQGGPKGGLTQVTAAMCDGSKEITRTSGQIATDGASARWLTIGFDNIRDQLYTALTPGANHPYMGN; encoded by the coding sequence ATGGAAATTTTTGGCAAATCGAAGGTTCTGCCTCTCGCCTCCGTCCTGACGGGACTGGCTCTGCTTGGCGGATGCGGAACGGCAATCACCAGCAGCAACAATCCCTCGCATGAACGGGCGCGTCTGTGGTGGGACTACAAGAGCCTGCCCGTCAAGTTCATCGGAACGGTTCCGGGTCAGACAGACGCGACGCTGGCTGCCCTTTATCCGACACAGGACGGCGTGGCATCGGCAGACAGCCGTCGTATCGTGATGTATCTCAACGCCGTGCGATTGCCTGCCAAGGACGAACTCTGCTCCGCCGAAACGGAATTTGCCCAAGGCGGGCCGAAAGGCGGTTTGACTCAGGTCACCGCAGCCATGTGTGACGGATCGAAAGAAATTACCCGCACCTCGGGACAGATTGCCACAGACGGCGCCTCTGCCCGGTGGCTGACGATCGGCTTCGACAATATTCGCGACCAGCTCTACACGGCGCTCACGCCCGGAGCTAATCACCCTTACATGGGGAACTGA
- a CDS encoding TQO small subunit DoxD — translation MEANMSITHASAQRAVFGATARPLTEAERNWRIGGLALLATRVIQGFIYWGGGSRRFIYAPSKLDAWGGHNWMANKFQTAMPGALFGFEHVISFLLKHFWLLYTGVIVFSAAELIAGAALMAGFMTRASALVSMGFSVILMAMFGWQGATCIDEWTMAACNLAMGTTLLLGGSSAFSLDNVLLARRPRLADSAWFRWASGALPLPLADIPFRNLTLALFGFVLIYNVSTYSYFRGSVVTPFHSGPVSPTKHHVTLSNAVVLADGGIRVHAYLDAGTPEAPVHIVDAAVIGPDKVIAEHWDAKALSALTKQNFDNDYAYNKFGPGPYGIRAPMGAKATITLPWVTQAHTPANGSVIRFTDVDGRIFTAPLGVSK, via the coding sequence ATGGAGGCGAACATGAGTATCACACACGCATCAGCGCAGCGCGCCGTTTTTGGCGCCACCGCCCGACCCCTGACCGAAGCCGAGCGTAACTGGCGCATCGGCGGCCTCGCACTGCTGGCAACGCGGGTCATTCAGGGGTTCATTTACTGGGGCGGCGGGTCGCGCCGTTTCATCTATGCGCCTTCCAAGCTCGACGCCTGGGGCGGCCACAACTGGATGGCCAACAAATTTCAAACCGCGATGCCTGGGGCGCTGTTCGGCTTTGAACACGTCATCTCGTTCCTGTTGAAGCATTTCTGGCTCCTCTACACAGGTGTCATCGTCTTCAGCGCCGCCGAGCTGATCGCCGGTGCCGCGCTGATGGCAGGGTTCATGACCCGGGCGTCCGCACTCGTCTCGATGGGTTTTTCCGTGATTCTGATGGCCATGTTCGGCTGGCAGGGCGCGACCTGTATCGACGAATGGACAATGGCCGCGTGTAACCTGGCTATGGGAACGACCCTGCTGCTCGGCGGATCGAGTGCTTTCAGCCTCGACAATGTGTTGCTGGCCCGACGTCCGCGTCTCGCAGACAGCGCCTGGTTTCGTTGGGCGAGCGGCGCGCTTCCGCTTCCGCTGGCGGATATTCCATTCCGGAACCTGACGCTGGCTTTGTTCGGCTTTGTCCTGATCTACAACGTCAGCACCTACAGCTATTTTCGCGGTTCCGTCGTTACGCCGTTCCATAGTGGGCCGGTGAGCCCGACGAAGCATCACGTGACGCTGTCCAATGCGGTCGTTCTCGCTGATGGCGGTATTCGCGTTCATGCCTATCTGGATGCAGGAACGCCTGAAGCACCCGTGCACATCGTTGATGCAGCTGTTATCGGGCCGGACAAAGTGATCGCAGAACACTGGGATGCCAAAGCTCTGTCAGCCCTGACGAAGCAGAACTTCGATAATGATTACGCCTATAACAAATTTGGCCCGGGGCCCTACGGTATCCGTGCGCCGATGGGGGCGAAGGCGACCATTACCCTCCCGTGGGTAACGCAGGCCCATACGCCGGCAAACGGATCGGTTATTCGCTTCACGGATGTCGACGGGCGTATATTCACGGCACCGCTTGGTGTTTCTAAATAA
- a CDS encoding recombinase family protein — protein sequence MTHVLIGYARCSTDKQDLAVQRETLLNLGVAAERIYTDKGFTGTTRTRPGLDQALAAVRRGDTLVVPKLDRLARSVPDARAIGDDLAARGVRLQLGASVHDPSDPMGKLFFNILATFAEFEADLIRMRTREGMAVARAKGKLRGKKPKLSERQQKELRRMYDTGDYSISDLADVFSVSRPTVYRTLVRLAAVPATEA from the coding sequence ATGACGCACGTCCTGATTGGCTACGCCCGCTGCTCGACCGACAAGCAGGACCTCGCCGTGCAGCGTGAGACCCTGCTCAACCTCGGGGTCGCCGCTGAACGGATCTATACTGACAAGGGATTCACCGGAACGACCCGGACCCGCCCTGGCCTGGATCAGGCTCTGGCAGCTGTGCGACGCGGTGACACCCTCGTCGTGCCAAAACTCGATCGGCTGGCCCGATCGGTGCCGGACGCGCGCGCGATCGGAGACGACCTCGCCGCCAGGGGCGTACGCCTCCAGCTCGGTGCCAGCGTGCATGACCCGTCCGATCCGATGGGCAAGCTCTTCTTCAATATCCTCGCAACATTCGCCGAGTTCGAGGCCGACCTGATCCGGATGCGAACCCGCGAAGGCATGGCGGTTGCCCGTGCGAAGGGCAAACTGCGCGGCAAGAAGCCCAAGCTCTCCGAGCGGCAGCAGAAGGAACTGCGCCGGATGTACGACACCGGCGATTACTCGATCAGCGATCTCGCCGACGTCTTTTCAGTGTCACGGCCGACGGTTTACCGAACGCTTGTGCGTTTAGCTGCTGTGCCTGCAACGGAAGCATGA
- a CDS encoding substrate-binding domain-containing protein codes for MTPSRIRKTLLATAAATFVLSTAAALADPVQWNGKAQTPHYAEDVFPPWQHGQNNDATRRGFEFTVPEVDVLADFHGDITNPSLVLYVGGNYFFAMAPLVSAFEHEHPEFSGKIYWETIPPGLLIRQIEAGGTITSGNMTWTAKPDAYFAGLKKIDQYIKSGLLAAPAVPYVTNTLTIMIPKDNPGHVESLKDLGRPGIRLAMPNPEFEGIARQIEASLDKAGGKALANAVYKTKIANGSTVLTHIHHRQTPLFLMQGLADAAVTWQSEAIFQEQTGHAISHVDIPADQNSTAIYAGAMVKGAAHPQAAKLWLDFIKSPTALAIFERYGFKAYHGGSMPDHDSE; via the coding sequence ATGACACCGTCAAGAATAAGAAAAACCCTGTTGGCCACAGCTGCGGCGACTTTCGTGCTGTCGACTGCTGCGGCGTTGGCCGATCCGGTGCAATGGAACGGCAAGGCGCAGACCCCGCATTACGCAGAAGACGTGTTCCCGCCGTGGCAGCACGGCCAGAACAACGACGCGACACGGCGCGGCTTCGAATTCACCGTCCCGGAAGTCGATGTTCTGGCCGATTTTCATGGCGACATCACGAATCCGAGCCTCGTCCTGTATGTCGGGGGAAACTACTTCTTCGCCATGGCGCCGCTCGTCTCGGCGTTCGAGCATGAGCATCCCGAATTCTCCGGAAAGATCTATTGGGAGACGATCCCGCCCGGATTGCTGATCCGCCAGATCGAAGCAGGCGGGACGATCACCTCCGGCAATATGACGTGGACGGCCAAGCCCGACGCCTATTTCGCGGGCCTCAAGAAGATCGATCAGTATATCAAGAGTGGCCTGCTTGCGGCGCCTGCCGTGCCCTATGTCACGAACACGCTCACGATCATGATTCCAAAAGACAATCCCGGCCACGTCGAATCCCTGAAGGATCTCGGCCGCCCGGGCATCAGGCTTGCGATGCCCAATCCCGAATTCGAGGGCATCGCGCGCCAGATCGAGGCATCACTGGACAAGGCGGGCGGCAAAGCTTTGGCCAACGCCGTCTACAAGACGAAAATTGCCAACGGCAGCACGGTCCTGACGCATATTCATCATCGGCAAACGCCGTTATTCCTGATGCAGGGCCTCGCTGACGCCGCTGTGACATGGCAGTCCGAAGCGATCTTCCAGGAACAGACCGGGCACGCCATCAGCCATGTGGACATTCCCGCCGATCAGAACAGCACGGCGATCTACGCGGGCGCGATGGTGAAGGGGGCCGCGCACCCTCAGGCCGCAAAGCTCTGGCTCGATTTCATCAAGTCGCCAACCGCCTTGGCGATTTTCGAACGCTACGGCTTCAAGGCCTATCACGGCGGCAGCATGCCGGATCACGACAGCGAGTAA
- a CDS encoding universal stress protein, with protein MHILAILDRPGPALQTLRTVDSLMVRLQDCKVTILHPRQETNPDFQSEDEGIETQSEHAEFEKREQNLSGTLRDITERWMTTRADTGSAQWLQAIGDVRSIVAEQSRKADLVVVGRHMPSDPDRTRKTLMAALFDANAAVLIAPEHAPRMIGVRPVILWEPSRALDAALSAAWKLLLTAEHVTFLIGALPDECMPDPARRLMDAGISVGIDRFRIDDGEGIALRDHALRANADILVMGAYTHPRFFERLFGGVTEDILAHEMLPLLIHH; from the coding sequence ATGCACATACTGGCCATTCTCGATCGGCCTGGGCCGGCGCTCCAGACTCTTCGCACCGTCGATAGCCTCATGGTGCGTTTGCAAGATTGCAAGGTGACGATCCTGCATCCGCGGCAGGAGACCAATCCGGACTTCCAGTCTGAGGACGAAGGCATCGAGACGCAGAGCGAACACGCCGAGTTCGAAAAGCGCGAACAGAATTTGAGTGGTACCTTGCGCGACATCACCGAGCGATGGATGACGACGCGCGCGGACACGGGCTCAGCACAATGGCTCCAGGCGATAGGCGACGTTCGCAGTATCGTCGCCGAACAAAGCCGGAAAGCCGATCTCGTGGTCGTCGGCAGACACATGCCAAGCGACCCCGACCGGACCAGAAAGACTCTCATGGCAGCACTTTTCGATGCCAACGCCGCCGTATTAATCGCTCCTGAGCATGCGCCCCGGATGATCGGCGTTCGCCCCGTCATTCTGTGGGAGCCGTCCCGGGCGTTGGATGCCGCACTATCGGCGGCATGGAAGTTGCTGCTGACTGCCGAACACGTGACCTTCCTGATCGGAGCGCTCCCTGATGAATGTATGCCTGATCCTGCCCGGCGGTTGATGGATGCCGGCATCAGTGTCGGTATCGACCGTTTTCGGATTGATGACGGTGAAGGGATCGCGCTTCGCGATCATGCACTGCGCGCAAATGCGGATATTCTCGTTATGGGCGCCTATACGCATCCGCGTTTCTTCGAAAGGCTTTTCGGAGGCGTGACCGAGGACATTCTTGCCCACGAGATGCTGCCATTGTTGATCCATCACTGA